One region of Flavobacterium sp. KACC 22763 genomic DNA includes:
- a CDS encoding DUF5675 family protein — MSDFKIIGNPDPVVGKEEFYSVNTFLPSILPFQNSASNNSFEQPVKWEIYILENGRWRKTKENDKTGKRISYTFLQKSLERKGIRILARRGEDVARLNITSHPAEKPKIESIELLDKNGQKPAKPLSYGQTLKARVNCLHMEKHKVYVTLWEDDAAGAGHNKANEKNIIQTLSGVVKNGKADVDFLLRPSFAKIAKQNGPEEGKIHEYYVTVDFNKNKIASNNVNVNDIEAPVAPYKGKTTPKEAEKPSTPPKKDSPKQDASGAKKEKGRINSVNLTDTVGNKIKGVFKEKQIKVWINSTGLKGKDISLKLYDEDVASNDLLFQQEFTLKSDLHAIVVPLDTIPRSLGGNFWTEGAEQELFAEVKVLQTNDLKKSEVVDVDAKVFKPDPVEHTNKVAKVGDTKDDNKDKDKVVCQKCIDPVTVKQLEDLFPKADKETLKTIAETYTKHMKALKMDTCWNKAHFFAQAIVESGKSFKLKEGEGMNYLADDLYLGRWNPKKKKYVTIFSYFKTRKDEAYKYGRIEEIKNGKKVVTQIADQQAIANRVYANRVGNKGIESGDGWNFRGKGCIQLTGRTNYENANKYTLKYENADIVKNSDLVAKNIKIAVLSSMAYFDMYGVNKKANKCKDVKNKIAPMIGNDVPLENGKTNHDEKQEAFDDFTSKTFSIDACKYGSAVVNKDEKKDTGKGVTIRLIRKWETKKSTIGEFTIDDSDIKGYILEEKGPDTTVSGIEQRVPVGTYNLKWHNGTKKKGVLKLYNSNVSEDRAILIHSGNTAADTEGCLLPGSTKSTDFVGDSKAKVKEINDYVKEKGVEGAKIIIAAKYE; from the coding sequence ATGTCAGATTTTAAAATAATTGGAAATCCGGATCCTGTTGTAGGTAAGGAAGAATTCTACTCAGTAAATACTTTTTTACCGAGTATTCTGCCTTTTCAAAATTCAGCTTCTAATAATAGTTTTGAACAGCCTGTAAAATGGGAAATATACATTCTTGAAAACGGAAGATGGCGTAAGACTAAAGAAAATGATAAAACTGGAAAAAGAATTTCTTATACCTTTCTTCAAAAAAGTTTAGAAAGAAAAGGCATCCGTATTCTGGCAAGAAGAGGAGAAGATGTGGCACGCCTTAATATAACTTCACATCCTGCGGAAAAACCAAAAATTGAAAGCATAGAACTGCTTGATAAAAATGGACAAAAACCTGCGAAACCGCTTTCTTATGGACAGACTCTAAAAGCTAGGGTTAACTGTCTTCATATGGAAAAACACAAAGTATATGTTACCCTTTGGGAAGATGATGCAGCTGGTGCAGGACACAATAAAGCCAATGAAAAAAATATAATACAAACACTTTCAGGAGTTGTTAAAAATGGTAAAGCAGATGTTGACTTTTTACTGAGACCAAGTTTTGCGAAAATTGCAAAACAAAACGGTCCAGAAGAAGGAAAAATTCATGAGTACTATGTTACCGTTGATTTTAACAAAAATAAAATTGCAAGTAACAATGTAAACGTAAATGATATTGAAGCTCCTGTAGCTCCTTATAAGGGAAAGACAACACCAAAAGAAGCTGAAAAGCCAAGCACTCCTCCCAAGAAAGATTCTCCAAAGCAAGATGCATCGGGTGCTAAAAAAGAAAAGGGTCGAATCAATTCAGTGAATCTTACTGATACAGTTGGAAATAAGATTAAAGGAGTATTTAAAGAAAAACAGATTAAAGTTTGGATCAACTCAACGGGGCTAAAAGGAAAGGATATCAGCCTAAAATTATATGACGAAGATGTAGCTAGCAACGATTTACTGTTTCAACAGGAATTTACGCTAAAATCTGATTTGCATGCGATTGTTGTACCTCTAGATACAATTCCTCGAAGCCTTGGAGGTAACTTTTGGACTGAAGGTGCAGAACAGGAGTTGTTTGCAGAAGTTAAAGTGTTGCAGACAAATGATTTAAAAAAGAGTGAAGTTGTAGATGTAGATGCTAAAGTTTTTAAACCAGATCCTGTAGAGCATACTAATAAGGTTGCGAAAGTTGGTGATACTAAAGATGATAATAAAGACAAAGATAAAGTAGTCTGTCAAAAATGTATTGATCCCGTAACCGTAAAACAATTAGAAGATTTATTTCCAAAAGCTGACAAAGAAACTTTAAAAACTATTGCAGAAACATATACAAAACATATGAAAGCATTAAAAATGGATACCTGTTGGAATAAAGCTCATTTTTTTGCACAGGCTATAGTTGAAAGTGGAAAAAGCTTTAAATTAAAAGAAGGAGAAGGAATGAATTATTTGGCTGATGATCTATATTTAGGTAGATGGAATCCAAAAAAGAAAAAGTATGTTACTATATTTTCATATTTTAAAACAAGGAAAGATGAGGCTTATAAATACGGTAGAATAGAAGAAATAAAGAATGGAAAAAAAGTAGTTACTCAAATAGCTGATCAACAAGCGATAGCGAATCGCGTCTATGCTAATAGAGTGGGAAATAAAGGAATTGAATCAGGTGATGGATGGAATTTTAGAGGGAAAGGATGTATACAATTAACAGGGAGAACTAACTATGAAAATGCAAATAAATATACTTTAAAATATGAAAATGCTGATATAGTTAAGAATTCGGATTTGGTTGCAAAAAATATTAAAATCGCAGTTTTATCATCTATGGCATATTTTGATATGTATGGAGTTAATAAAAAGGCAAACAAGTGTAAAGATGTTAAAAACAAAATTGCTCCAATGATTGGAAATGATGTACCACTTGAAAATGGAAAAACTAATCATGATGAGAAACAAGAAGCTTTTGATGATTTTACTTCAAAGACTTTTTCTATAGATGCTTGCAAATATGGAAGTGCAGTAGTAAATAAGGATGAAAAGAAAGATACGGGAAAAGGAGTTACGATTAGATTAATTAGGAAATGGGAAACAAAAAAATCTACTATTGGAGAATTTACAATTGATGATTCTGATATAAAAGGGTATATACTAGAGGAGAAAGGACCAGATACAACAGTTTCGGGTATCGAACAAAGAGTTCCTGTGGGGACTTACAATTTAAAATGGCATAATGGAACTAAGAAAAAAGGAGTTTTGAAATTGTATAATAGTAATGTGTCTGAGGACAGGGCTATTTTAATACATTCAGGAAATACAGCAGCAGATACTGAGGGGTGTTTGTTGCCAGGAAGTACAAAATCTACGGATTTTGTAGGTGATAGTAAAGCAAAAGTCAAAGAAATAAATGATTATGTTAAAGAGAAAGGTGTTGAGGGAGCAAAAATTATAATAGCAGCAAAATATGAATAA
- a CDS encoding SH3 domain-containing protein, with translation MNKYLVAFLLLVVYNISAQNNLNIQQLKEGYNTKNKKVFIDNFPNNFKDFKSTFGWNDKLDKPNVLYSEANDFIKYFFELSSSNENCKKKIIKIACKAKWEADAVNYFHMNLVLLVEKDENFDKMLQTLDDKDLNDFWRFYFDIENLIYSQKLYTILNVSMKEKAMFVFNILKKERSNDSDEHRKLNKYQIFDKDGYCNLRKYSNSKSDVIGKIENNEIINVLDNSEDWWFIQTNKGLVGFVHKSRIKIKN, from the coding sequence ATGAATAAATATCTTGTAGCTTTTTTATTATTAGTTGTATACAATATAAGTGCACAAAATAATTTAAACATTCAACAACTTAAGGAAGGATATAATACTAAAAACAAAAAAGTATTTATAGATAATTTCCCCAATAATTTTAAAGATTTTAAATCAACTTTTGGTTGGAATGATAAATTGGATAAACCAAATGTATTATATAGTGAAGCGAATGACTTTATAAAATATTTTTTTGAATTGTCATCTAGCAATGAGAATTGCAAAAAGAAGATTATAAAAATTGCATGTAAAGCTAAATGGGAAGCTGATGCGGTTAATTATTTTCATATGAATTTAGTTTTATTGGTTGAAAAGGATGAAAATTTTGATAAAATGCTGCAAACATTGGATGATAAAGATTTGAATGATTTCTGGCGCTTTTATTTTGATATTGAAAATTTAATTTATTCGCAAAAACTATATACTATTCTTAATGTTTCCATGAAAGAGAAAGCAATGTTTGTTTTTAATATATTGAAAAAAGAAAGGAGTAATGATAGTGATGAACATAGAAAATTAAATAAATATCAAATTTTTGATAAAGATGGCTATTGTAATTTGAGAAAATACAGTAATTCCAAATCTGATGTTATAGGAAAAATAGAAAATAATGAAATTATAAATGTTTTAGATAATTCCGAAGATTGGTGGTTTATCCAAACGAATAAAGGATTAGTTGGGTTTGTACATAAAAGTAGAATAAAAATAAAAAATTGA
- a CDS encoding SH3 domain-containing protein, giving the protein MKKIINPILLFLVLFFNSCNSEKKENIIKDQMKKGTLIDGITLDNSIFSNKDIDLKKYKFNGVLIENININDLLDKNYRDDFIKFLLITKNEDDSFKSTLVSQLLIIRMIQLSDTDAFYILSEISKNDRVSYNGIELYQETLLKFFIENPMFYVQQGSKYNDSTIIKSISNSLDEFIADENFFKDNIASINLESQQMLLYPEKEKEFNANFKNTLKKLPKVEAMFSPSSYTAWESKTIYFTNIYSLFTKAVTQKLTTRENLYYKSYILPILKKYTSLGYVINDSDGYTNLRKDKSASSEILQKITTGEEIIVLDNSGDWWLVESRDGKKGYVYKTKIKEE; this is encoded by the coding sequence ATGAAAAAAATAATAAATCCTATTCTGCTTTTTTTGGTGTTATTTTTTAATTCTTGTAATTCAGAAAAGAAAGAAAACATAATAAAAGATCAAATGAAAAAGGGAACACTAATAGACGGGATAACTTTAGATAATTCTATATTTAGTAATAAAGACATTGATCTTAAGAAATATAAATTCAATGGAGTATTAATTGAAAACATTAATATAAATGATTTATTAGATAAAAATTATAGAGATGATTTTATTAAGTTTTTATTAATCACAAAAAATGAAGATGATAGTTTTAAATCGACTTTGGTTTCCCAGTTGTTGATTATTAGGATGATACAATTGTCTGATACTGATGCTTTTTATATATTATCTGAGATTTCAAAAAATGATAGAGTATCTTATAATGGAATAGAATTATATCAAGAGACTTTATTGAAATTCTTCATTGAAAATCCTATGTTCTATGTTCAACAAGGAAGTAAATATAATGATTCAACTATTATTAAAAGTATTTCAAATTCATTAGATGAATTTATAGCAGACGAAAATTTTTTTAAAGATAATATTGCTAGTATTAATTTAGAAAGTCAACAGATGTTGTTGTATCCAGAAAAAGAAAAAGAATTTAATGCCAATTTCAAAAATACATTAAAAAAATTACCTAAAGTTGAAGCTATGTTTTCACCTTCTTCTTATACAGCCTGGGAAAGTAAAACAATTTATTTTACAAATATCTATTCTTTATTTACTAAAGCAGTTACTCAAAAATTGACAACTCGAGAAAATTTGTATTATAAGTCATACATATTACCGATTTTAAAAAAGTACACCAGTTTAGGCTATGTTATTAATGATTCAGATGGGTATACAAATTTAAGAAAAGACAAAAGTGCATCTTCTGAAATTTTGCAAAAAATAACTACGGGAGAAGAAATTATTGTGTTAGATAATTCTGGTGATTGGTGGCTTGTTGAGTCAAGAGATGGTAAAAAAGGGTATGTATATAAAACTAAAATTAAAGAAGAATAA
- a CDS encoding SH3 domain-containing protein, whose protein sequence is MKMLQILVLLVSIVSFSSCNSQTKEKRNEKKEIQMFTNVLNKSNYKNTIENFENVNKDIIGIDTRNLKEGYNEIKILGESIDYQICKEGKYIKIGEDILPDIDNIKEDKLISYPYMKSLINLNKILYLNDMASTLGTSLKDIDLARDVVVLFNYEKNESLIKKVVDNIGDWDDFSNNFKLSMVFYNRDRTIRKKILKYLSKKQELIYHLTFYLADNRKSIINANKLSTEKIDEAIAYLLNLGLEGKSNEDIDTDNDMSYRLLNNLLTSHPNIINSFERINYYGHADLAFFIKVFHTIQNNSDQNSEIKKYYIQDSDGYSNIRKDKNSNSEIVGKIKSGEEIDVLDDSGNWWFIQAKSGNKGYVYKTKIKSE, encoded by the coding sequence ATGAAAATGCTGCAGATATTAGTTTTATTAGTTTCTATTGTAAGCTTTAGTTCTTGTAATTCTCAGACAAAAGAGAAAAGAAATGAAAAAAAAGAAATACAGATGTTTACCAATGTTTTAAATAAATCGAATTACAAAAATACCATCGAAAATTTTGAAAATGTTAATAAAGACATTATTGGTATTGATACTCGTAATTTGAAAGAAGGTTATAATGAGATTAAGATTCTTGGTGAATCTATAGATTACCAAATATGTAAGGAAGGGAAATATATTAAAATAGGAGAAGACATTTTACCAGATATAGATAACATCAAAGAAGATAAGCTTATAAGTTATCCATATATGAAATCTCTAATAAATTTAAATAAAATTCTATATTTAAATGATATGGCTTCTACTTTAGGGACTAGTCTAAAGGATATTGATTTGGCAAGAGATGTGGTTGTATTATTTAATTACGAAAAAAATGAATCTTTAATAAAGAAAGTTGTTGATAATATTGGTGATTGGGATGATTTTTCAAATAATTTCAAATTATCAATGGTCTTTTATAATAGAGATCGTACTATTAGAAAGAAAATCCTTAAATATCTTTCAAAAAAACAAGAGCTTATATATCACTTGACTTTTTATTTAGCTGATAATAGAAAGAGTATAATAAATGCCAATAAGTTATCAACAGAAAAAATTGATGAAGCTATTGCTTACTTATTAAATCTTGGACTTGAAGGTAAATCAAATGAAGATATAGATACAGATAATGATATGTCATATAGACTTTTAAACAATCTTCTTACGTCTCATCCTAATATTATTAATTCTTTTGAAAGAATAAATTATTACGGACATGCAGATTTAGCTTTTTTTATAAAAGTATTCCATACTATACAAAATAATAGTGATCAAAATTCAGAAATAAAAAAATATTATATTCAAGATTCGGATGGTTACTCTAATATAAGAAAAGATAAAAATAGTAACTCAGAGATAGTTGGAAAAATTAAATCTGGCGAAGAAATAGACGTATTGGATGATTCTGGAAATTGGTGGTTTATCCAAGCTAAATCGGGTAATAAAGGATATGTCTACAAGACGAAAATAAAATCTGAATAA
- a CDS encoding SH3 domain-containing protein — translation MKNIISLLVLLLISCTGKTDSKKNNLGNSNGSKEAPYNLTDLGDGKKFNYDTLSIDYINKVKTSLIKSNFKFPDEQTFKKRTLEVFKINLYDYKNNIIVLRPAMFTEIAIKESRFILIEDQETDGSENAINENLEFYYNSYVFYEDKIAFNWLKSRYKQQLIDLVVQYGYNSDKELVKFVFKNYDFDDSVSFHDLIFTYDVKSKKYILRESILNDIESIVYKGTVEGYTEAKEGNGYNSFSDIIEKIRSNPNNYLDAEKYIAFLYEKDLRVCVVGHIESNLSENKKYKTFLKENNYFNLMRLKEYVEIVYGGDSDSDEVSKIFKISDPDGFTNLRKEKNSSSEILQKINNNTEVEVLDDSGNWWLIKTSSGNKGYVYKTKIKAE, via the coding sequence ATGAAAAATATAATTTCTTTACTAGTTCTATTGCTAATTTCCTGTACAGGAAAAACAGACAGCAAAAAAAATAATTTAGGTAATTCTAATGGTTCAAAAGAGGCTCCTTATAATTTAACAGATTTAGGAGATGGTAAAAAGTTTAATTATGATACTTTGTCTATAGATTATATTAACAAGGTGAAAACAAGCCTCATAAAGAGTAATTTTAAATTTCCAGATGAACAGACATTTAAAAAAAGAACTTTAGAGGTCTTTAAAATAAATTTGTACGATTATAAAAACAATATTATTGTTTTGAGACCAGCAATGTTTACTGAAATTGCGATTAAAGAAAGTAGATTTATCTTAATTGAAGATCAAGAAACCGATGGCAGTGAAAATGCTATTAATGAAAACCTTGAATTTTATTATAATTCTTATGTATTCTATGAGGATAAAATTGCATTTAATTGGTTGAAGTCTCGTTATAAACAGCAGTTAATAGATTTAGTTGTACAATACGGCTATAATTCTGATAAAGAGTTGGTGAAATTTGTATTTAAAAATTACGATTTTGATGATAGTGTTTCATTCCATGATTTGATTTTTACATACGATGTAAAATCTAAAAAATATATTTTAAGAGAAAGTATTCTAAATGATATTGAAAGTATTGTCTATAAAGGAACAGTTGAAGGCTATACAGAAGCAAAAGAAGGTAATGGCTATAATAGTTTCTCTGATATAATTGAAAAAATAAGAAGTAATCCAAACAACTACTTGGATGCAGAAAAATACATTGCTTTCTTATATGAAAAAGATTTAAGAGTCTGTGTAGTAGGTCATATAGAATCTAATTTGAGTGAGAATAAAAAGTATAAAACTTTTTTAAAGGAAAATAATTACTTTAATCTTATGAGACTGAAAGAGTATGTAGAAATTGTTTATGGAGGAGATTCAGATTCTGATGAAGTAAGTAAGATTTTTAAAATCTCGGACCCAGATGGATTTACGAATCTTAGAAAAGAGAAAAATTCTTCATCAGAAATTTTACAAAAAATAAATAATAATACTGAAGTTGAAGTATTAGACGATTCAGGTAATTGGTGGCTGATCAAAACAAGTTCTGGAAACAAAGGATATGTTTATAAAACCAAGATAAAAGCTGAATGA
- a CDS encoding SH3 domain-containing protein, with protein MRSLMISILVVSIVSFSSCNSQTKEKRTESIKKNEDKLYAEYTPLMRDLLKNNNYKFLEHSVFKNKVIEYFGVDIDNAKFNDVYLESGLGYTALSNEGFIDTYQVDRGVIDGAGDAFADILKDGSNNDYNIDFINYNKVLFNDDLSAISKVNIDKDKVEDIVVYLNYEKNNLLSNSFVKNIKKVDNYNESFKWHLLWYNNKTKPDVIRKKILQDIANKKPDFIFDLAYFLNNNSNKIKEKTDGALIDATLAFLIEVELQHYEDKDLDDNKGYSLLNNFYIQNPKMLDRFKSQKFYGYPLIDSYTKKYLLMSEENEISYGKVIDPDGYTNLRKDKNSTSVIIEKIKSGEKVEILDDSENWWLIKTNSGNKGYVYKTKLQSIN; from the coding sequence ATGAGAAGTTTAATGATTTCCATTTTAGTTGTTTCTATTGTGAGCTTTAGCTCTTGCAATTCTCAGACAAAAGAGAAAAGAACAGAATCAATAAAGAAAAATGAAGATAAGTTATATGCTGAATATACACCATTAATGAGAGATTTGCTAAAAAATAATAATTACAAATTCTTAGAACATAGTGTATTTAAAAATAAAGTTATTGAATATTTTGGAGTTGATATTGATAATGCAAAATTTAATGATGTTTATTTAGAAAGTGGCCTTGGGTACACGGCTTTAAGTAATGAAGGGTTTATCGATACTTATCAAGTTGATAGAGGTGTAATTGATGGAGCTGGAGATGCTTTTGCAGATATTCTCAAAGACGGATCAAATAATGACTATAATATTGATTTTATAAACTACAATAAGGTTTTATTTAATGATGATTTATCTGCAATATCAAAAGTCAACATAGATAAAGATAAAGTTGAAGATATTGTAGTGTATTTAAATTATGAAAAAAACAATCTTTTAAGTAATTCATTTGTGAAGAATATAAAGAAGGTTGACAATTATAATGAAAGTTTTAAATGGCATCTTTTATGGTATAATAATAAAACAAAACCAGATGTAATTAGAAAAAAAATATTGCAAGATATAGCTAATAAAAAGCCTGATTTTATTTTTGATTTAGCTTATTTTCTAAATAATAATTCTAATAAAATTAAAGAGAAAACAGATGGCGCATTGATTGATGCCACACTAGCTTTTTTAATAGAAGTTGAATTACAGCATTATGAAGATAAGGATTTGGATGATAATAAAGGTTACAGTTTACTTAATAATTTTTATATTCAAAATCCTAAGATGTTAGACAGATTTAAATCTCAAAAATTTTATGGATATCCATTAATTGACAGTTATACTAAAAAGTATTTATTAATGTCAGAAGAAAATGAAATTTCTTATGGTAAAGTTATAGATCCTGATGGTTATACTAATTTGAGAAAAGATAAAAACAGTACATCAGTTATAATTGAAAAAATTAAATCTGGTGAAAAGGTTGAAATTTTAGATGATTCAGAAAATTGGTGGCTCATAAAAACAAATTCTGGAAACAAAGGATATGTTTATAAAACTAAACTACAATCCATAAATTAA
- the tssO gene encoding type VI secretion system TssO, with amino-acid sequence MEVLNKQERQKAFIAFLIAFILTFSVMLIAVSFNFYMPVAENKMLKAENEMMKREYDYQTNFSVKIDSIRMTIDSINSPKVDNDFQQRLANVMIANIYQKVPKDTTENKKLYNNVILAYKNIIDYKKQIRSLTHNSHLIDSLNQSAKTYKEELEKVSRDLDVCRQVYQNQ; translated from the coding sequence ATGGAAGTATTAAATAAACAAGAACGCCAAAAAGCATTTATTGCTTTTTTAATTGCCTTTATCCTGACTTTTTCGGTTATGCTGATTGCAGTTTCGTTCAACTTTTACATGCCCGTAGCAGAAAACAAAATGCTGAAAGCAGAAAATGAAATGATGAAAAGAGAATACGATTATCAAACTAATTTTTCGGTTAAAATTGACAGTATCAGAATGACAATCGATTCAATCAATTCGCCAAAAGTAGATAACGATTTTCAGCAGCGTTTGGCAAATGTTATGATTGCCAATATTTATCAAAAAGTTCCCAAAGACACTACCGAAAACAAAAAATTATATAACAATGTTATCCTAGCCTACAAGAATATCATTGATTACAAAAAACAAATTAGGAGTCTTACGCACAATTCGCACTTAATAGACAGTTTGAACCAGTCGGCTAAAACGTACAAAGAAGAATTAGAAAAAGTAAGCAGGGACTTAGATGTATGTCGCCAGGTTTACCAAAATCAATAA
- a CDS encoding DUF5458 family protein, which translates to MSSKEAYKGDLDTAVLEPKVVKAISIEKNVEKLAKYGGFDLLEMAIEGVQNLNPDRKARRKIFLGEVNKAKERETLLKTLELWSSVLSNNEALTDMVAQSEDKCKESEALLQKNLAKAVEDTREIEAAYRTLALFFKNTESDKVKNVTIVNAELDQLKDLDNTRFIDAIHAELVDNYDRLDLKNNYGILVIPGYLGSNKVIEKWAKIAHENKVMLVTDFEHLDEPDDVMEMFDAASLTGGDVYRSNVIMTCNWLVGRGRFDQIGENEDLHVAPSAALAGKIYKTLMSQVTAGKKFGGINEVDGVKFDLKKSEIANLENLGLVPMVNEYGKVMAFSAKTLFSGDNLGLQTYSVVRVFDYVTKVLMDFLNRRAFENFTAKTRKEIMNQIVAFLDGITGPDKLIENFEIRRFEQDPIQKDRIYMDIHMKPYFPAKNFLIKMDGHKGDDGTEWDTDYEQK; encoded by the coding sequence ATGTCAAGTAAAGAAGCATATAAAGGAGATCTAGATACGGCGGTATTAGAACCTAAAGTAGTTAAAGCAATTTCAATTGAAAAGAATGTTGAAAAACTGGCTAAATACGGTGGTTTTGATTTATTGGAAATGGCAATTGAAGGAGTTCAAAACCTTAATCCAGACAGAAAAGCAAGAAGAAAAATCTTTTTAGGCGAAGTAAACAAAGCAAAAGAAAGAGAAACACTTTTAAAGACTTTAGAACTTTGGTCTTCAGTTTTAAGCAACAATGAAGCTTTGACTGATATGGTGGCGCAAAGTGAAGACAAATGCAAAGAGTCTGAAGCTTTATTGCAAAAAAACCTTGCTAAAGCTGTTGAAGATACAAGAGAAATTGAAGCTGCTTACAGAACGTTAGCTTTATTCTTTAAAAACACAGAATCGGATAAAGTAAAAAATGTTACGATTGTAAACGCAGAATTAGATCAGTTAAAAGATCTTGACAATACTCGTTTTATTGATGCGATTCATGCAGAATTGGTTGATAATTACGATCGTTTAGACCTTAAAAATAACTACGGTATTTTGGTAATTCCAGGATATTTAGGATCTAATAAAGTAATCGAAAAATGGGCAAAAATTGCACATGAAAACAAAGTGATGCTGGTTACAGATTTCGAACACCTTGATGAACCGGATGATGTAATGGAAATGTTCGATGCTGCTTCTTTAACAGGGGGAGATGTTTACCGTTCTAACGTAATAATGACTTGCAACTGGCTTGTTGGACGTGGCAGATTTGATCAAATTGGAGAAAACGAAGATTTACACGTTGCACCTTCGGCTGCATTAGCAGGAAAAATTTACAAGACATTAATGTCTCAGGTTACTGCTGGTAAGAAATTCGGAGGAATTAATGAAGTTGACGGAGTGAAGTTTGATCTTAAGAAAAGCGAAATTGCTAATCTTGAAAACTTAGGATTGGTCCCGATGGTAAATGAATACGGTAAAGTAATGGCTTTCTCTGCTAAAACATTATTCAGCGGAGATAACTTAGGATTACAAACGTATTCTGTAGTTCGTGTATTTGATTATGTGACTAAAGTATTGATGGATTTCCTTAACCGTCGTGCTTTCGAAAACTTTACTGCAAAAACACGTAAAGAAATTATGAATCAGATCGTTGCTTTCCTTGACGGAATCACTGGTCCAGATAAATTAATTGAGAATTTTGAAATCCGCAGATTTGAACAAGATCCAATTCAAAAAGACAGAATCTATATGGATATCCATATGAAACCGTATTTCCCTGCTAAAAACTTCCTTATTAAAATGGATGGTCACAAAGGTGATGACGGAACAGAATGGGATACAGATTACGAACAAAAATAA
- a CDS encoding GPW/gp25 family protein: protein MKGAFYKLPIDFNSVMQKKELEKTSIEHSIAQQVILLATTTFGECKFDETFGSKIWEIDFDLLMNENTLKEIISKTMKQSLAFHEKRIKVKELIVELSETMYFVDDVSRSKKKVDIIIEATIKSTNRDFDFRGYFFVGPLSYK, encoded by the coding sequence ATGAAAGGAGCATTTTACAAACTTCCAATAGATTTTAATAGCGTAATGCAAAAAAAAGAGTTAGAAAAAACCTCTATTGAGCATTCTATTGCGCAACAGGTCATTTTACTGGCCACTACGACATTTGGTGAGTGCAAGTTTGATGAAACGTTTGGGTCAAAAATCTGGGAAATCGATTTTGATTTACTGATGAATGAAAATACGCTAAAAGAAATTATCTCAAAGACAATGAAACAGTCTTTGGCTTTTCATGAAAAGCGAATAAAAGTGAAAGAGCTTATCGTCGAATTATCAGAAACAATGTATTTTGTTGATGATGTCAGCAGATCAAAAAAGAAAGTTGATATAATAATTGAGGCTACAATAAAAAGTACAAATCGTGATTTTGACTTTAGAGGATACTTTTTTGTTGGGCCACTATCCTATAAATAG